Proteins from a single region of Festucalex cinctus isolate MCC-2025b chromosome 19, RoL_Fcin_1.0, whole genome shotgun sequence:
- the btd gene encoding LOW QUALITY PROTEIN: biotinidase (The sequence of the model RefSeq protein was modified relative to this genomic sequence to represent the inferred CDS: inserted 1 base in 1 codon) has protein sequence MLLDVALLLALSFAHGFGQTEITSDSTYVAAVYEHRVILNPNPQIPLSRLDALRHVRKNLAIYEEQAALAAQQGAQIIVFPEDGLQGFNFSRLSISAYLETIPDPQEETWNPCAEPGRFNHTEIQQQLSCMARRHNLYVVANMADVQQCPLKTDPLSSCPTNGRWQFNTNVVFRSDGLLVARYHKQNLYFEDAFDTPPQLEIISFETPFAGRFGLITCFDILFYEPKATLLERGVHQLIFPTAWMNQLPLLDTIQFQRAFSLGAHATLLAANIRNDRLIMTGSGIYTPFAATYHHARSGEPEEGRLIVARVPVLGAEFGGVATAEPECCRRDDCPASTPPSPTFTSTMMHDPFRFAILNGTGGNLKVCDGAFCCSLQFQRSRQSDELYALGAFAGIHTVNGRYAVQVCAVXRCAGSSAGSCGQEVEEAETRLDFVLEGEFGTKYVYPSVLVSHYVLEQPDHVEKSTDGRVTMKHSNTAGGLVTACLYGRAYHLDN, from the exons ATGTTGCTGGACGTTGCCTTATTGCTCGCTTTGTCGTTCGCGCATGGCTTCGGTCAAACCGAGATTACTTCTGACTCCACATATGTCGCTGCTGTTTACGAACATCGTGTGATTCTCAACCCGAATCCCCAGATTCCTCTTTCTCGGCTGGATGCCCTCCGGCACGTGCGCAAGAACCTGGCCATATACGAAGAGCAAGCCGCCCTGGCTGCCCAACAA GGCGCCCAGATCATCGTCTTTCCAGAAGATGGTCTTCAGGGTTTCAACTTCAGCCGCTTGTCAATTTCTGCCTACCTAGAGACCATTCCTGACCCCCAAGAGGAGACGTGGAACCCATGCGCCGAACCAGGAAGGTTTAATCATACAGAG ATCCAGCAGCAGTTGAGCTGCATGGCTCGCCGCCACAACCTTTACGTGGTGGCCAACATGGCTGACGTACAGCAATGCCCTCTGAAAACAGACCCTCTATCTTCCTGTCCCACAAATGGCCGCTGGCAGTTCAACACCAACGTGGTTTTCAG GTCCGACGGACTGCTGGTGGCGCGCTACCATAAGCAGAATCTTTATTTTGAGGACGCTTTTGACACACCGCCACAGCTTGAGATCATCAGCTTTGAGACGCCTTTTGCTGGAAGGTTTGGACTCATCACCTGCTTTGACATCCTCTTCTATGAGCCCAAAGCCACTCTGTTGGAGAGG GGTGTGCATCAGCTGATCTTCCCCACAGCCTGGATGAACCAACTGCCCCTCCTGGACACCATCCAGTTCCAGCGGGCGTTCAGCCTGGGCGCTCACGCCACACTCCTCGCCGCCAACATTCGCAACGACCGACTCATCATGACAGGAAGTGGCATATACACTCCTTTTGCAGCCACCTACCACCACGCGCGGAGTGGCGAGCCCGAGGAGGGCCGCCTTATAGTGGCCAGGGTCCCCGTATTGGGCGCAGAATTTGGTGGAGTCGCCACCGCAGAGCCAGAATGCTGTCGCCGTGACGACTGTCCGGCCTCTACGCCGCCCTCCCCCACATTCACCTCCACCATGATGCATGATCCGTTTAGATTCGCCATCCTCAACGGCACAGGAGGCAACTTGAAGGTGTGCGACGGCGCTTTTTGCTGCAGTCTTCAGTTCCAGCGCTCTCGACAAAGTGATGAGCTCTACGCTTTGGGAGCTTTTGCTGGAATTCACACTGTTAACGGGCGTTACGCTGTACAG GTGTGCGCGG GCCGGTGTGCGGGATCCAGTGCCGGCTCCTGCGGACAGGAAGTGGAAGAAGCGGAGACTAGATTAGACTTTGTCCTGGAGGGAGAGTTTGGGACCAAATACGTGTACCCGTCTGTTCTGGTGAGCCATTACGTTCTGGAGCAGCCAGACCATGTGGAGAAAAGCACAGATGGAAGGGTGACCATGAAACATTCGAACACGGCAGGCGGGCTGGTCACCGCGTGCTTGTACGGACGCGCCTATCACCTGGATAACTAA
- the LOC144007371 gene encoding distal membrane-arm assembly complex protein 1-like — protein MATPVTSTEDKTPVSKPVQLLKSCWSCRLICGSGLILSGAYVFNAARGVMRLGHPPSPGKVVQLTFAASLAAWGVVVIADPVGKAQRKT, from the exons ATGGCAACACCCGTGACATCGACAGAAGACAAGACACCAGTGTCGAAGCCCGTGCAGCTTCTGAAGAGCTGCTGGAGCTGCAGACTCATCTGCGGAAGCGGGCTGATCCTGTCCGGCGCCTACGTGTTCAACGCCGCCCGCGGCGTGATGCGCCTCGGCCACCCGCCCTCACCGGGGAAGGTCGTCCAGCTTACTTTTGCTGCAA GTTTGGCTGCGTGGGGAGTGGTGGTCATCGCTGATCCTGTGGGGAAAGCGCAAAGAAAGACGTGA